One window from the genome of Ammospiza nelsoni isolate bAmmNel1 chromosome 16, bAmmNel1.pri, whole genome shotgun sequence encodes:
- the LOC132080677 gene encoding kazal-type serine protease inhibitor domain-containing protein 1-like has translation MKHRMVTAVLVALVQVSQSFPALYHRGWWRLLREGDSCGKCDLALCSEQKDCPAGAVLDRCGCCPECGNVEGQICDLDQGNHFYGQCGDHLECRLDADEARFGEVPEPQCVCKSQESICGSDGKTYENICQFNKAYAAKRNISVKHKGPCESAPVISMPPQDAQNYTGNDVIFGCEVSAYPMPQLEWKKKGNKMFLPGDDSHVSVQARGGPQKYGVTGWLQIQGLKKSDEGIYICHTKNKHGATYASARLKVIDGPSPAFAFTAGSRSASYSVEYEEYYDTSDEEDDEEYESGNYDNENNSE, from the exons ATGAAGCACCGGATGGTtacagcagtgctggtggcactggtaCAGGTTTCACAGAGTTTCCCTGCCTTGTACCACAGAGGCTGGTGGAGGCTGCTGAGGGAAGGAGATAGTTGTGGAAAATGTGATTTGGCACTCTGCTCTGAGCAAAAGGACTGTCCAGCCGGGGCTGTGCTGGATCGCTGCGGCTGCTGCCCGGAATGCGGGAACGTGGAAGGTCAGATCTGCGACTTGGACCAGGGCAATCATTTCTATGGGCAGTGTGGGGATCACCTCGAGTGCAGGCTGGATGCTGATGAAGCAAGGTTTGGGGAAGTCCCTGAACCCCAGTGTGTTTGCAAATCTCAAGAAAGCATCTGTGGATCTGATGGGAAAACCTATGAAAACATCTGTCAGTTCAACAAGGCTTATGCTGCGAAAAGAAACATCAGCGTGAAACATAAAGGGCCATGTGAATCAG CTCCTGTTATTTCTATGCCACCTCAGGATGCCCAGAATTACACTGGCAATGATGTCATTTTTGGCTGTGAGGTGTCAGCCTATCCTATGCCACAGcttgaatggaaaaaaaaggggaataaaATGTTTCTGCCAGGAGATGATTCCCACGTCTCCGTTCAG gCAAGAGGTGGGCCTCAGAAGTATGGTGTTACAGGCTGGCTGCAGATTCAAGGCCTCAAAAAATCAGATGAAGGCATTTATATCTGCCACACCAAAAATAAGCACGGTGCAACATATGCCTCTGCAAGATTGAAAGTCATtgatg GCCCATCTCCTGCATTTGCATTCACTGCTGGCAGTAGAAGTGCAAGCTACAGCGTTGAATACGAGGAGTATTATGACACCTCTGAtgaggaagatgatgaagaGTATGAATCCGGGAACTACGAtaatgaaaacaattctgaataa